From Klebsiella electrica, the proteins below share one genomic window:
- a CDS encoding glutathione peroxidase: MQHDILNTEVTTIDGQKTTLADYAGRVLLIVNVASKCGLTPQYEQLETLQKDLENDGFTVLGFPCNQFLGQEPGSEEEIKTFCSTTYGVTFPLFSKVDVNGEHRHPLYQKLVAVAPQAVAPEGSGFYERMASKGRAPANVGDILWNFEKFLLGKDGQVIQRFSPDMTPDDPQLVAAIKGALAK, translated from the coding sequence ATGCAACACGATATTCTGAATACTGAAGTCACCACGATTGATGGTCAAAAAACGACGCTGGCTGATTATGCCGGTCGCGTTTTGCTGATTGTGAATGTGGCGTCAAAATGTGGTCTCACGCCGCAGTATGAGCAGCTCGAAACATTGCAAAAAGATCTCGAAAACGACGGGTTTACCGTACTTGGCTTCCCGTGCAACCAGTTTCTGGGTCAGGAACCAGGGAGCGAAGAGGAGATCAAGACGTTTTGCAGTACCACCTATGGCGTGACTTTCCCGCTGTTCAGCAAGGTAGACGTCAACGGGGAACATCGTCATCCGCTGTACCAGAAACTGGTTGCGGTCGCGCCACAGGCCGTGGCGCCGGAAGGCAGCGGTTTCTACGAGCGTATGGCAAGCAAAGGCCGGGCGCCAGCCAACGTCGGCGACATTTTGTGGAACTTCGAAAAATTCCTGCTGGGCAAAGATGGCCAGGTTATTCAGCGCTTCTCGCCGGATATGACCCCGGACGATCCGCAGCTGGTGGCCGCCATTAAAGGGGCGTTAGCGAAATAA
- the btuD gene encoding vitamin B12 ABC transporter ATP-binding protein BtuD — MPFLMQLRNVKEAGRLAPFSAQVRPGEMVHLVGPNGAGKSTLLMRMAGLTAGPGEVVFNQRKLEQWSAQELARHRAYLSQHQMPPFAMPVWHYLSLHLQQGGQSELLGSIAGKLGLSDKLGRQVNHISGGEWQRVRLAAVILQVHPLANPAGQLLVLDEPMNSLDVAQQAALDRVLGELCESGVAVVMSSHDLNHTLRHAHQSWLICRGQAIACGETSAVLTEENLTAAYAIPFQRIAVAGHFMLVASQ; from the coding sequence ATGCCGTTTTTGATGCAGCTGCGTAATGTCAAAGAGGCGGGGCGTCTGGCGCCGTTTAGCGCGCAGGTCCGTCCCGGTGAAATGGTCCATCTGGTCGGGCCAAACGGCGCAGGCAAAAGCACGCTGCTGATGCGAATGGCAGGCCTGACCGCAGGTCCCGGAGAGGTTGTTTTCAACCAACGTAAACTGGAACAGTGGTCGGCTCAGGAGCTGGCGCGCCACCGGGCCTACCTGAGCCAGCACCAGATGCCGCCTTTCGCCATGCCGGTATGGCACTACCTGTCGTTGCATCTGCAGCAGGGCGGGCAAAGCGAACTGCTCGGCAGCATTGCCGGTAAGCTGGGCCTGAGCGATAAGCTCGGGCGCCAGGTGAATCATATCTCTGGCGGCGAGTGGCAGCGCGTGCGCCTGGCGGCGGTCATTCTGCAGGTTCATCCGCTGGCGAATCCGGCGGGGCAACTGCTGGTGCTGGATGAACCGATGAATAGCCTGGACGTGGCGCAGCAGGCGGCGCTCGATCGGGTGCTCGGCGAACTGTGCGAGTCGGGCGTGGCGGTGGTGATGAGCAGTCACGATCTTAACCATACCCTGCGACACGCGCATCAATCCTGGCTTATCTGCCGGGGACAGGCCATTGCCTGCGGTGAGACATCGGCGGTGCTAACCGAAGAAAACTTAACCGCGGCCTACGCGATTCCTTTTCAACGCATCGCGGTCGCCGGTCATTTTATGCTCGTGGCGTCACAGTAG
- a CDS encoding NlpC/P60 family protein translates to MRLWFILLAALLLAGCSHHRAPPPNPRLADSITVIANLNEQLRNWRGAPYRYGGMSPRGVDCSGFVVMTFRDKFALQLPRETRDQAEIGTKIDKSELLPGDLVFFKTGSGDSGLHVGIYDTDNQFIHASTSQGVTRSSLNNVYWNKKFWQARRI, encoded by the coding sequence ATGCGTTTGTGGTTCATTTTACTGGCGGCGCTATTGCTGGCTGGCTGCAGCCACCACCGGGCGCCGCCGCCGAATCCGCGGCTTGCAGATTCCATTACCGTTATCGCCAACCTGAACGAACAGCTGCGCAACTGGCGGGGCGCGCCGTATCGCTATGGCGGTATGTCTCCGCGCGGGGTCGATTGTTCCGGGTTTGTCGTCATGACCTTCCGCGATAAGTTTGCCCTGCAATTGCCACGTGAAACTCGCGATCAGGCAGAGATTGGCACTAAAATTGATAAAAGCGAGTTGTTACCGGGGGATCTGGTCTTTTTCAAAACCGGTTCCGGCGACAGCGGTCTGCATGTGGGCATCTACGATACCGACAATCAGTTTATCCATGCCTCGACCAGCCAGGGGGTGACGCGCTCTTCCCTGAATAACGTCTACTGGAACAAGAAATTCTGGCAGGCCCGCAGGATATAG
- the selO gene encoding protein adenylyltransferase SelO, with protein sequence MTLSFTTHWRDELPDFYTALAPTPLKNARLVWHNAPLAQTLGIPEALFHPAQGAGVWGGETLLPGMSPLAQVYSGHQFGAWAGQLGDGRGILLAEQQLPDGRRLDWHLKGAGLTPYSRMGDGRAVLRSTIRESLASEAMHALGIPTTRALAMVASETPVQRETLESGAMLLRLAESHVRFGHFEHFYYRREPQKVQQLADYVIRHHWPALVDEADKYVLWFRDVVTRTATLIASWQTVGFAHGVMNTDNMSILGLTMDYGPYGFLDDFKPDFICNHSDYQGRYSFENQPAVGLWNLQRLAQSLSPFIAVDALNAALDDYQHALLTVYGRRMRDKLGLFTQQKGDNDLLDGLFALMIREGSDYTRTFRMLSVSEQHSAASPLRDEFIDRAAFDSWFANYRARLRDEAIDDAQRQQQMQSVNPVLVLRNWLAQRAIEQAEQGEMSELARLHEALSQPFTDRDDDYVNRPPDWGRRLEVSCSS encoded by the coding sequence ATGACCCTGTCTTTTACTACCCACTGGCGTGATGAACTGCCGGATTTCTATACCGCTTTAGCGCCCACCCCGCTGAAAAATGCCCGACTTGTCTGGCACAATGCGCCGCTGGCGCAAACCCTGGGTATTCCAGAGGCGCTGTTTCATCCGGCGCAGGGCGCCGGCGTGTGGGGCGGTGAAACGCTGCTGCCCGGCATGTCGCCGCTGGCGCAGGTTTACAGCGGCCATCAGTTTGGCGCCTGGGCCGGCCAGCTTGGTGATGGCCGGGGGATTTTGCTGGCTGAACAGCAGTTGCCGGACGGCCGCCGCCTGGACTGGCACCTCAAGGGCGCCGGACTGACGCCCTATTCGCGAATGGGCGACGGGCGAGCGGTGCTGCGTTCGACGATCCGCGAAAGTCTGGCCTCGGAAGCCATGCATGCGCTGGGGATCCCGACGACGCGCGCGCTCGCCATGGTCGCCAGCGAAACCCCCGTGCAACGCGAAACGCTGGAAAGCGGCGCGATGTTGCTGCGCCTGGCCGAAAGCCACGTGCGTTTCGGCCATTTTGAACATTTTTATTATCGCCGTGAGCCGCAAAAGGTACAACAGCTGGCCGACTACGTGATTCGTCACCACTGGCCAGCGCTGGTGGATGAAGCCGATAAATACGTTTTATGGTTCCGTGACGTTGTCACGCGAACGGCGACGCTGATCGCCAGCTGGCAGACGGTAGGCTTCGCTCATGGGGTGATGAACACCGATAATATGTCGATTCTTGGACTGACGATGGACTACGGCCCCTACGGCTTCTTGGACGACTTCAAACCCGATTTTATCTGCAACCATTCCGATTATCAGGGCCGCTACAGCTTTGAAAACCAGCCGGCGGTTGGCCTGTGGAATTTACAACGTCTCGCGCAGTCGCTGTCGCCGTTTATTGCGGTGGATGCGCTTAATGCCGCGCTGGATGACTACCAGCATGCCCTGCTGACGGTATACGGCCGCCGGATGCGCGATAAGCTGGGTCTGTTCACCCAGCAGAAAGGCGATAACGACCTGCTGGATGGGCTGTTTGCGCTGATGATACGGGAAGGCAGCGATTACACCCGGACGTTTCGCATGCTGAGCGTGAGTGAACAACACAGCGCGGCGTCGCCGCTGCGCGATGAGTTTATCGATCGCGCGGCCTTCGATAGCTGGTTCGCAAACTATCGCGCGCGCCTGCGCGATGAGGCGATCGATGATGCGCAGCGCCAGCAGCAGATGCAGAGCGTTAACCCGGTGCTGGTGTTACGCAACTGGCTGGCACAACGGGCTATCGAGCAGGCAGAACAAGGGGAGATGAGCGAACTGGCGCGCCTGCATGAAGCGTTAAGTCAGCCGTTTACAGACCGGGACGATGATTATGTCAACCGTCCGCCCGACTGGGGAAGGCGTCTGGAAGTCAGCTGTTCCAGCTGA
- the hemP gene encoding hemin uptake protein HemP: MDNTATAEKTKDNAPYPMPTDRKINSHTLLGAEGRVVIEHGGQRYLLRQTHAGKLILTK, from the coding sequence ATGGATAACACTGCCACAGCAGAAAAAACAAAAGACAATGCCCCTTACCCCATGCCCACGGACCGTAAGATCAACAGTCACACCCTACTCGGCGCTGAAGGCCGGGTGGTGATTGAACACGGGGGCCAGCGCTACTTGCTGCGCCAGACCCATGCGGGGAAACTGATTCTGACTAAATAG
- the aroH gene encoding 3-deoxy-7-phosphoheptulonate synthase AroH has protein sequence MNRTDELRTARIESLVTPAELAQRHPVSADVAAHVAASRRRIEKILNGEDSRLLVIIGPCSIHDTDAAMDYARRLQGMRERYQPQLEIVMRTYFEKPRTVVGWKGLISDPDLNGSYRVNHGLALARRLLLQVNELGVPTATEFLDMVTGQFIADLISWGAIGARTTESQIHREMASALSCPVGFKNGTDGNTRIAVDAIRASRASHMFLSPDKQGQMTIYQTSGNPYGHIIMRGGKQPNYHAEDIAAACDALREFDLPEQLVVDFSHGNCQKQHRRQLEVCADICQQIRAGSTSIAGIMAESFLREGTQKVVAGQPLTRGQSITDPCLSWEDSERLLAELAAATATRL, from the coding sequence ATGAACAGAACAGATGAATTGCGTACCGCGCGCATTGAAAGCCTGGTGACGCCCGCGGAACTGGCGCAGCGGCATCCCGTCTCTGCCGACGTTGCGGCGCACGTCGCCGCCTCCCGCCGCCGGATTGAAAAGATCCTCAACGGGGAAGATAGCCGTTTACTGGTGATTATCGGACCGTGTTCCATCCATGATACCGACGCGGCGATGGACTACGCGCGCCGCCTGCAGGGGATGCGCGAGCGCTACCAGCCGCAGCTGGAAATCGTCATGCGCACCTACTTTGAAAAGCCGCGCACCGTTGTCGGCTGGAAAGGGTTAATTTCCGATCCTGACCTTAACGGCAGCTATCGGGTGAATCACGGTCTTGCGCTGGCGCGTCGGCTGCTGCTACAGGTCAACGAGCTGGGGGTTCCCACCGCCACCGAATTTCTCGATATGGTGACCGGGCAGTTTATTGCCGACCTGATAAGCTGGGGCGCCATCGGCGCGCGCACCACCGAAAGCCAGATCCACCGGGAAATGGCCTCCGCGCTCTCCTGTCCGGTCGGCTTCAAGAACGGTACCGATGGCAACACCCGTATCGCTGTCGACGCCATCCGCGCATCCCGCGCCAGCCATATGTTCCTGTCGCCGGATAAGCAGGGACAGATGACCATCTATCAGACCAGCGGCAACCCGTACGGGCATATCATCATGCGCGGCGGCAAACAGCCGAACTACCATGCTGAAGATATCGCCGCCGCCTGCGATGCGCTGCGTGAATTTGACCTGCCGGAACAGCTGGTGGTTGATTTCAGCCACGGCAACTGCCAGAAGCAGCACCGCCGTCAGCTGGAGGTGTGCGCCGATATCTGCCAGCAGATTCGCGCCGGTTCCACATCGATTGCCGGCATCATGGCCGAAAGCTTCCTGCGGGAAGGCACGCAGAAAGTGGTGGCCGGGCAACCGCTGACGCGCGGCCAGTCCATCACCGATCCTTGCCTGAGCTGGGAAGATAGCGAACGTTTGCTGGCCGAACTGGCCGCAGCAACCGCTACCCGCCTGTAG
- the ppsR gene encoding posphoenolpyruvate synthetase regulatory kinase/phosphorylase PpsR, whose translation MESAVDRHVFYISDGTAITAEVLGHAVMSQFPVAISSLTLPFVENISRARAVKEQIDAIYQQTGVRPLVFYSIVIPEIRDIILQSEGFCQDIVQALVAPLQQELRLDPTPIAHRTHGLTPGNLNKYDARIAAIDYTLAHDDGISLRNLDQAQVILLGVSRCGKTPTSLYLAMQYGIRAANYPFIADDMDNLILPASLKPLQHKLFGLTINPERLAAIREERRENSRYASMRQCRMEVTEVEALYRKNKIPCLNSTNYSVEEMATKIMDIMGLSRKMY comes from the coding sequence ATGGAAAGTGCTGTAGATCGCCACGTATTTTATATTTCTGACGGTACCGCCATTACGGCTGAAGTACTGGGGCATGCGGTGATGTCGCAATTCCCGGTCGCTATCAGCAGTCTTACGCTGCCGTTTGTCGAAAATATCAGCCGCGCGCGGGCAGTAAAGGAACAAATTGACGCCATCTATCAGCAGACCGGCGTGCGACCGCTGGTTTTCTACTCCATCGTTATCCCTGAAATTCGCGATATTATTTTGCAAAGTGAAGGATTTTGTCAGGATATCGTACAGGCGCTGGTGGCGCCGCTTCAGCAGGAGCTACGACTCGACCCGACGCCAATCGCTCACCGGACCCATGGCCTGACGCCGGGTAACCTCAACAAATACGATGCCCGTATTGCGGCGATTGATTACACCCTCGCCCATGACGACGGCATCTCGCTACGTAATCTTGATCAGGCGCAGGTCATTTTGCTGGGCGTCTCGCGCTGCGGCAAAACCCCGACCAGTCTTTACCTGGCGATGCAGTACGGTATCCGCGCGGCAAACTACCCGTTTATCGCCGACGATATGGACAACCTGATCCTCCCCGCCTCCCTCAAACCCTTACAACATAAGTTGTTCGGTTTAACCATTAATCCGGAGCGGCTGGCGGCGATCCGCGAAGAACGTCGTGAGAACAGCCGCTATGCGTCGATGCGCCAGTGCCGCATGGAGGTGACCGAGGTGGAGGCCCTGTATCGCAAGAATAAAATTCCGTGCCTGAACAGCACCAATTATTCAGTGGAAGAAATGGCGACTAAAATCATGGACATCATGGGACTGAGTCGCAAAATGTACTAA
- the ppsA gene encoding phosphoenolpyruvate synthase has product MSNNGSSPLVLWYNQLGMNDVDRVGGKNASLGEMITNLSGMGVSVPNGFATTADAFNQFLDQSGVNQHIYELLDETDIDDVSALAKAGAQIRQWIIDTPFQSELEDAIRDAYRQLSADNAEASFAVRSSATAEDMPDASFAGQQETFLNVQGFDAVLVAVKHVFASLFNDRAISYRVHQGYDHRGVALSAGVQRMVRSDLASSGVMFSIDTESGFDQVVFITSAWGLGEMVVQGAVNPDEFYVHKPTLAAGRPAIVRRTMGSKKIRMVYAPTQEHGKQVRIEDVPQAQRDIFSLTNEEVQELAQQAVQIEKHYGRPMDIEWAKDGHTGELFIVQARPETVRSRGQVMERYTLHTQGQIVAEGRAIGHRIGAGPVKVIHDISEMNRIEPGDVLVTDMTDPDWEPIMKKASAIVTNRGGRTCHAAIIARELGIPAVVGCGDATDRIQENQNVTVSCAEGDTGYVYAELLDFSIKSSSVGEMPDLPLKIMMNVGNPDRAFDFACLPNEGVGLARLEFIINRMIGVHPRALLEFDDQEPALQNEIRELMKGYDSPREFYVGRLTEGIATLGAAFYPKRVIVRLSDFKSNEYANLVGGERYEPEEENPMLGFRGAGRYVSDSFRDCFALECDAVKRVRNDMGLNNVEIMVPFVRTVAQAKAVVEELARQGLKRGENGLKIIMMCEIPSNALLAEQFLEHFDGFSIGSNDMTQLALGLDRDSGVVSELFDERNDAVKALLSMAIRAAKKQGKYVGICGQGPSDHEDFAAWLMEEGIDSLSLNPDTVVQTWLGLAEMNK; this is encoded by the coding sequence ATGTCCAACAATGGCTCGTCACCGCTGGTGCTTTGGTATAACCAACTCGGCATGAATGATGTAGACAGAGTTGGGGGCAAAAATGCCTCCCTTGGTGAAATGATTACGAATCTGTCCGGTATGGGTGTTTCCGTACCGAACGGGTTTGCCACCACCGCTGATGCCTTCAATCAGTTCCTGGACCAAAGCGGTGTTAACCAGCACATTTATGAACTGCTGGATGAAACCGACATTGACGACGTTTCCGCATTAGCGAAAGCGGGCGCCCAGATCCGTCAGTGGATCATTGATACGCCGTTCCAGAGCGAACTGGAAGACGCGATTCGTGATGCCTATCGACAGCTGTCCGCGGACAATGCCGAGGCCTCTTTTGCCGTGCGTTCGTCCGCGACGGCGGAAGACATGCCGGATGCCTCCTTCGCCGGGCAGCAAGAGACATTCCTCAACGTGCAGGGCTTTGATGCCGTGCTCGTCGCGGTGAAGCACGTGTTTGCTTCGCTGTTTAACGATCGCGCGATCTCCTATCGCGTGCATCAGGGTTATGACCATCGCGGCGTGGCGCTATCCGCCGGGGTACAAAGGATGGTGCGCTCCGACCTCGCCTCATCCGGCGTGATGTTCTCCATTGATACCGAGTCCGGCTTTGACCAGGTGGTATTTATTACCTCCGCCTGGGGCCTCGGCGAAATGGTGGTGCAGGGCGCGGTCAACCCGGATGAGTTCTATGTGCATAAACCGACGCTGGCGGCGGGTCGTCCGGCCATCGTGCGTCGCACCATGGGATCGAAAAAAATTCGCATGGTTTATGCCCCGACCCAGGAGCACGGCAAGCAGGTGCGTATCGAAGACGTTCCGCAGGCGCAGCGCGATATTTTCTCGTTAACTAACGAGGAAGTGCAGGAGCTGGCGCAGCAGGCGGTGCAGATTGAGAAACACTACGGCCGTCCGATGGATATCGAATGGGCGAAAGATGGCCACACCGGTGAGCTGTTCATCGTTCAGGCGCGTCCGGAGACCGTCCGCTCGCGCGGTCAGGTGATGGAGCGCTACACCCTGCATACGCAAGGGCAGATTGTGGCGGAAGGCCGCGCTATCGGCCATCGTATCGGCGCCGGCCCGGTAAAAGTGATTCACGATATCAGTGAAATGAACCGTATCGAGCCCGGCGATGTGCTGGTGACCGACATGACCGACCCGGACTGGGAACCGATCATGAAGAAAGCCTCGGCAATTGTCACCAACCGCGGCGGCCGTACCTGTCACGCGGCGATTATTGCCCGCGAGCTGGGGATTCCGGCGGTCGTTGGCTGCGGTGACGCGACCGACCGCATCCAGGAAAACCAGAACGTGACCGTCTCCTGTGCCGAAGGCGATACCGGCTACGTCTACGCCGAGCTGCTCGACTTCAGCATTAAGAGTTCAAGCGTGGGGGAAATGCCGGACCTGCCGCTGAAAATCATGATGAACGTCGGTAACCCGGATCGCGCATTCGACTTCGCTTGTCTGCCGAACGAAGGCGTGGGGCTGGCGCGTCTGGAGTTCATCATCAACCGCATGATTGGCGTCCACCCGCGCGCGCTGCTTGAGTTTGACGATCAGGAGCCCGCGCTGCAGAACGAAATCCGCGAGTTGATGAAAGGCTACGACTCGCCGAGAGAGTTTTACGTCGGTCGTCTGACCGAAGGGATTGCGACCCTTGGCGCGGCGTTCTATCCGAAGCGGGTCATCGTGCGTCTGTCCGACTTCAAATCTAACGAATACGCCAACCTGGTGGGCGGCGAGCGTTATGAGCCGGAAGAGGAAAACCCGATGCTGGGCTTCCGCGGCGCCGGTCGTTACGTCTCCGATAGCTTCCGCGATTGTTTCGCGCTGGAGTGTGATGCGGTGAAACGCGTGCGCAACGATATGGGGCTGAACAACGTCGAAATCATGGTGCCGTTTGTCCGCACCGTCGCCCAGGCGAAAGCGGTGGTTGAAGAGCTGGCGCGCCAGGGACTCAAGCGCGGCGAAAACGGTCTGAAAATCATTATGATGTGCGAAATCCCGTCGAATGCGCTGCTGGCCGAACAGTTCCTCGAGCACTTTGACGGTTTCTCCATCGGCTCGAACGACATGACCCAACTGGCGCTTGGCCTCGATCGCGACTCCGGCGTGGTCTCTGAGCTGTTTGACGAACGTAACGACGCGGTGAAAGCGCTGCTGTCGATGGCGATTCGCGCAGCGAAGAAGCAGGGTAAATACGTCGGCATTTGCGGCCAGGGCCCTTCTGACCACGAAGATTTTGCCGCATGGCTGATGGAGGAGGGGATTGACAGCCTGTCCCTGAACCCGGATACCGTGGTGCAAACCTGGCTTGGTCTGGCTGAAATGAATAAGTAA
- the ydiK gene encoding AI-2E family transporter YdiK, translated as MINARQPRDIPQILLSVLFLSLIIISCLWVVQPFILSFAWAGTVVIATWPVLLRLQRLLFGKRALAVLVMTVLLFLLFVIPIALLVNSLVDNSIPLIKLISAGNVTLPDLAWLNSVPLIGDKLYAAWHGLLDMGGAAIMAKIRPYIGTTTTWFVGQAAHIGKLLVYCGLMLLFSALLYWQGEKVAYGFRYFATRLAAKRGDAAVLLAGQAIRAVALGVVVTALVQAVLGGIGLAISGVPYAALLTVVMIFTCLVQLGPLIVLIPSIIWLYWSGDTTWGTVLLVWSCVVGTMDNVIRPMLIRMGADLPMILILSGVIGGLIAFGMIGLFIGPVLLAVSWRLFDAWLQEVPPPPKDPDQVLAELEALNVSNINNQK; from the coding sequence ATGATTAACGCTCGCCAACCTCGGGATATACCGCAAATTCTGCTGTCGGTGCTGTTCTTATCCCTGATAATTATCTCCTGTCTGTGGGTGGTGCAACCCTTTATTCTGTCCTTCGCCTGGGCAGGCACCGTCGTCATCGCCACCTGGCCCGTTCTGCTGCGTCTGCAGCGTTTGCTGTTTGGTAAACGCGCCCTCGCCGTGCTGGTTATGACCGTCTTACTGTTTTTACTGTTCGTCATCCCCATTGCGCTGCTGGTAAATAGCCTGGTCGATAACAGCATTCCGCTGATAAAACTCATCTCCGCCGGGAATGTGACGCTGCCGGATTTGGCGTGGCTTAATAGCGTTCCGCTGATTGGCGACAAGCTGTACGCGGCCTGGCACGGTCTGCTGGATATGGGCGGCGCGGCCATCATGGCCAAAATTCGTCCCTATATCGGCACCACCACCACCTGGTTCGTCGGTCAGGCGGCGCATATCGGCAAACTGCTGGTCTACTGTGGTCTGATGCTGTTGTTCAGCGCCCTGCTGTACTGGCAGGGTGAGAAAGTCGCCTATGGGTTCCGTTATTTCGCAACGCGTCTGGCGGCAAAACGCGGCGATGCGGCGGTGCTGCTGGCCGGTCAGGCCATTCGCGCCGTGGCGCTGGGCGTGGTGGTGACCGCGCTGGTTCAGGCGGTGCTCGGAGGGATTGGTCTGGCGATTAGCGGCGTCCCTTACGCTGCGCTGCTGACCGTGGTCATGATCTTCACCTGTCTGGTACAGCTGGGGCCATTGATTGTCCTGATCCCTTCGATTATCTGGCTCTACTGGAGCGGAGATACCACCTGGGGCACGGTGCTACTGGTGTGGAGCTGCGTGGTGGGCACCATGGATAACGTTATTCGCCCGATGCTGATTCGTATGGGCGCCGACCTGCCGATGATTCTGATTCTCTCCGGCGTTATCGGCGGGCTGATCGCCTTCGGGATGATTGGCTTGTTTATCGGTCCGGTGCTGCTTGCCGTCTCCTGGCGCCTGTTTGATGCCTGGTTGCAGGAGGTTCCACCGCCGCCGAAAGATCCCGATCAGGTACTGGCGGAACTTGAAGCGTTAAATGTCAGTAATATCAACAACCAAAAGTAA